A stretch of Episyrphus balteatus chromosome 2, idEpiBalt1.1, whole genome shotgun sequence DNA encodes these proteins:
- the LOC129912232 gene encoding uncharacterized protein LOC129912232: protein MFLLKLVRLLYLVLGVIGCNNFEHNLIHRIYNESDSVTSVVFIGFENNEFLHNFLAQNDNIPVIIFTSPPRFYHKEQFYRNAILVVQYCDKIGYIFSNLIRYIRVRKNVIIISDNIETMKSGFNYFQRNNFTRIFGTDRKSQYAFLPYSNNPVQEISQAKPLPNPLENLNGYVFRAGVQYDSPRVFWYSDKSGQTKIAGYAGELFLNFLQKHNATIEAIFIKNFKSQFTYREIITHKMDVKMVAWNGNERVRLSYPLARVGWVIMVPLNGHLNPNQYFLRPFSLTSWICIGISFVFIVFMDLLKDRLTEQPVNTWKCTARTVLTLLNMPANGKIHRAYRFHCQVMIFSFVLVNLYLISLTSFLTVFIKVKQYDTIEELIDNNVPMMVSPFGYEIVLSKIADKGIEKILKKFDEETVLNARTYYTNTSYAYANDIDSAEFFLKLHAKYSKPKYHLIRESYQDHFIGFLQNRDSPFIEILDRCIIQSMSGGLLDKWTSDAVEIVRQGKFVQRSTGRKILRPLTIDHLQFAWTVHHLGVLFSVVVFLIERYKIFRKCFL, encoded by the coding sequence ATGTTTCTATTGAAGTTAGTAAGACTTTTGTACTTAGTTCTTGGAGTTATTGGTTGCAATAATTTCGAACATAATTTAATACATCGAATTTACAATGAAAGTGATTCAGTGACAAGTGttgtttttattggttttgaaaataatgaatttctgCATAATTTTTTAGCCCAAAATGACAATATTCCTGTGATAATATTTACATCTCCTCCACGATTTTATCACAAAGAACAATTTTACAGAAATGCGATATTAGTTGTACAATATTGTGACAAAATTGGatatattttttcgaatttaattcGTTACATTCGAGTTCgaaaaaatgttataattatTTCTGATAACATAGAGACTATGAAAAGTGGTTTTAACTACTtccaaagaaataattttacaaGAATTTTCGGAACCGATAGAAAAAGTCAATATGCATTTCTGCCTTATTCTAACAATCCAGTTCAAGAAATCTCTCAAGCGAAACCTCTTCCGAATCCgttggaaaatttaaatggcTACGTATTTCGAGCTGGTGTTCAATATGATTCTCCCAGAGTTTTTTGGTATTCGGATAAATCCGGTCAAACTAAAATTGCAGGCTATGCTGGGgaactttttttgaactttCTCCAAAAACACAATGCGACCATTGAagcaatatttattaaaaacttcaaaagtCAATTCACTTATAGGGAAATCATCACCCACAAAATGGACGTCAAAATGGTTGCATGGAATGGAAATGAACGAGTTCGGCTGAGTTATCCTCTGGCACGAGTTGGTTGGGTTATCATGGTGCCACTAAATGGCCATTTAAATCCAAATCAGTACTTTCTTAGACCTTTTTCGTTAACATCTTGGATATGCATTGGAATAAGTTTCGTCTTCATAGTTTTTATGGATTTACTGAAGGACCGTTTGACAGAGCAGCCTGTTAACACTTGGAAATGCACAGCTCGAACTGTTCTAACACTTTTAAATATGCCTGCAAATGGAAAAATCCATCGAGCTTATAGATTTCATTGtcaagttatgattttttcatttgttcTTGTCAATCTTTATCTGATTTCTTTGACATCTTTTCTGACAGTTTTCATTAAAGTTAAACAATATGACACAATAGAAGAATTAATTGATAATAATGTACCGATGATGGTTTCACCATTTGGCTATGAAATAGTTCTTAGCAAAATTGCTGATAAAGGAATagagaaaatattgaaaaaattcgatGAAGAAACGGTTTTAAATGCTAGAACTTATTACACAAATACAAGTTACGCTTATGCTAATGATATTGATTCAGctgaattttttctcaaattgcATGCGAAATATTCTAAACCAAAATATCATTTAATTCGTGAAAGTTATCAAGATCATTTTATTGGATTTCTTCAAAATCGTGATTCACCATTTATTGAGATATTGGACAGGTGTATAATTCAAAGTATGAGTGGTGGATTGTTGGATAAGTGGACAAGTGATGCTGTGGAAATTGTAAGACAAGGGAAATTTGTTCAGAGATCGACTGGTCGtaaaattttaagacctttaaCAATAGATCATTTGCAATTTGCTTGGACTGTTCATCATCTTGGTGTACTATTcagtgttgttgtttttttgattgaaagatataaaatttttagaaaatgttttttgtag